CATAGCATTTTTGATGTCTGAAAGAGGCTTAGATGTCTCGTCACTCCATATTTTAGTAACACCGAACTGATTTGAAGCTGGTATGTTGTAATCAACACGAACAGCTGTTCCGGTATTGTCTGCTTCTGGAATGATAGTGACACCGCTTGAGATTCCTAAAAGAAGAGCTTCCTCTAATCTTTCTTTAATACCGAAAATTGCATTTTCAGAATCTTGGAAAATCTTACGAGCTAACTCTAATTTTCTTCCTGGAGTATTACGTAGAATGCGAAGCGTGTTCATTTGCTTTTCATTCAAAATAAACTTCATACCAATCTTAGGTATCTCACCAGAAGCACTCTTCATAGATGCTCTTGACTTGATAGGTAAAGGAGAGTCAAACGATACAATATCTGCAGTTACTCTTGTAAAAGATCCGCTGATAGAATTGTATGTCATATCTGCGCTGTACTCCGGGGTAAGTAGGCTTTCGTGAAGATAGTTTGGGGCATCTTTCGATCCATTAACTTTCTCGTACTGACCTACAACTACACCTTCCATGTACTCTTCGATCAGATCTTTAAATATAGATGCTGTTGCCATTAGTCTGGTTGGTTATAAATTCCTATTGCCTTTAAAGCATCTAAGGAATTCTGGTTGAACGTGTACTTTACAACTTCGTTGTTGATGTAACCTCCGGTCATAACACCGGTAGAAGGTTTTGCTGTTCTAGTTGTAGAACGAACTACCCCAACGAGTAAAGCGTGTTTAGAGCCATCTATAGGCTGCGGCTTGAATTCACCGTCTTCTTTAATTACTCCATGACCTTCAAATATAAATTTGTCGGTGAATCCTGTCATATCTAGTACAGCTCCACCTTCAAGGCCGTGAATGTATTTTTTGATAGCAACGCCATCGATCCCTTCGGAATACTCCTTCTGATCTTCTACGCTTAAATCTAATACTGCCATGGTATTGGTTTTTAGTGACTATCCAACAATTTTGGATATTTCTTCTTTTGACGGCTTTTTGTCACCAGGGTTTCTGGGAACTGGCAATCTTTGTCTTTGGTTAAAATTTTCTGGCTTGTCTAATGAAAAACCGTCTTCTTTAACTTTAGCAGAAACAGCTTCAAACTGCTCTTCAAAGTCTTTTTCCAAATCCAACTCATGCACGTAAACCGCGGGAATGTTTTTAGATTTCAAGTAGTCAATCGCTTTTTGCTTCTTCTGAGCCGCTGTTTGTTGTTGCTTCTCAGCTTTCTGGTCCTCCAGATCCTTTTCCATTTTACTAAGCTTTGCAAGCAATGCTTTCATAGCAGGATCTTTCGTTTGGATTTCTTCCTCTTCCTCTTCTTCCTCTTCCTCTTCGCCAAAGCCGAACTTCTTTTTAAGTTTTGCTTCACGAGTATCAGCAGACTTTGCAAGTCTTTTATCAAATTCGCTTTGCACACCTTTAATTTTAAGTGCTTCGTCTAGAGTAGTAGGCACATCGAGTCCTTCAAATTCCTCAATGGTTTCGGCTTCTATGCCAAATTTTTTAAGCTCCTCGGCTGCTTCTGGATCACCAGCCGCTAATTTGAGTTTCTTAATAAATTCTTTTAATGTCATCTTACGATCGTTTTGATTAATACGTTTGATCGTAAATGTATTTAGTGAAGGATTGGTATTGGTTGTATTCGCGCGTGGGTGTGCGTAGGTGGTATGCTTTTAAGTTTTGGGAATAAAAAAAGAGCCTGTTTGAGGCTTTTGGATGTTTGTTATTTAAAAAAGTTTAAAGAGGTGTGTTTACCTGCGATAAAAACTGATTGCTGATGTGGGTGTAAATTTCTGTTGTTTTACTGCTTTTATGTCCTGCTACTTTTTGAATGATGCGAATGTCTGTACCTGATTCTAGCATTGACGTAAAGCAGCTATGTCGCAACTGGTGAAAGTGATAGTTATTGCCTAAATATTTTTTAACAATAACGTTGCAGCTTGTAGAACTGTATTTAAGTGAATTTTGGCCGTTAAATAAATACTCTTTGGGCTGGTGCGCTTTGAAATACTCCCTTAAAGTTTGAAGCACTGTTTCGCTTAGTGGCACGTAACGATCTTTGTTGCCTTTTGCATTTTTAACTAAAATCAAACCTCGTTTGCTTTCTATGTGTTTGATCTTAAGATTCACTACTTCACTCACTCTTAATCCTGTGGAGTAAGCAAGTGTTAAAATAGCCCGGTGTTTCAGATTCTGAATTAAGGGAATCGTTTCTTTTAAAAAATCTTTGTCGATTACCTGTGGGAGCTGGTTTGCTTTTTTAGGATAAGGGATCTTTGAAAGTTTAACCGGCATACCAACTGTTAATTTGTAGAAAGAATTGATACTGCACAGCATTTGCTTGCGCGTATTAAGCGTTTGAAATGTAAGTAACCAATCTTTAATCTTTGAATTGCTTATACTTTTAGGTTCAACTTCATCTTTGAAGTGTAAAAGGAATTTTTTTACACAGGCTGTGTAGGTATTACGTGTGCTTTCTGAGTTGTATTTTAACTTACAATCTCTCGAATACAGATCTAACCATTTTCGAATATTCATAATTAAGGTGTTGGTTTTACTGGTGGTTAACATGGGTTTTTATATATGAGCGTTGATGGGAATTGCCTGCGGCCGTATAGCTCCACTATAAAATTTCCTCTATCTTCACCGTAACTTTGAAAGTTTTTTTAGCAACAGTATATTTTGGTCCAAAGAATTTATCAAAATCAGTTTTGCTTTCTAATTCTTCAAGTAATTTATTATCAAAAACTTTAAAACTTTCTGTCATTAGTGTTAACTTAGTTGTTCGCTGCCCTTTTTCTATAGTTATTGATTTCTCCATGGTATAAATTTTAAGATTCCCGCTATACTCAATTCCCATCAACGGCTCGGGAAGAACTGCGCATCGCGGTGTTATTGTATTTTACTAATTTCTGTACTACCCTTCGGCAACTGCACATCAACAAAGGATAAGACCTATAGATGCACAGCCCAAGTCCTTTACGTGTATGCTGCGCATCCACAGGACTTAATCCCGAGCCGTTGTGGTGCATTTTGCAATTAACTTATTGCAAGATTTGAAGTTTAGTTTGCAAAACGTCCGCTTCGCCACCACAACACCGCATATAAATAATAAAAGCTATTTAAGGCTTTACCAATGTTTGCCAGTGGCTTATGTAATCATCTTCATACATACCGCCATCTATATAGAACTTACCACATTCCCAGTGTCCTTGTCTAATAGTTTTCCATTTAGGGTGTTTCTTGTTTCTTTTGCATAGTAATAGATGATCTCCTTGCTTGTCATCACCTGGCAATTCTATACTTGCATCAATCCAGCTTTTATCAGTTATCATAGTTTTGTGTTTTTACGCTTTTAAAATTCATATGCTAATCCGTTCAGGAGAATTTACCTACGGCACATAGTCAACCATTTAAAATAAATCTAGGCTTATAATAAAAAACTTTAGATTTCGAGTAATCCCAAATACTTGCATTACCTACTAAATCTTTTTTAGATAAGTAATACTTGACTGCTCTTAAGTTTTTCATTGAAACGGTCTCTAACACTTCTTCTGTGGCATCTGTAAAATATTTAAGCTGGTATTTTGTCATCATTTTAAATTCCTTTGACTATTAAATTCTCCTGAACGCTCGGTGTGTAAAATGCCCAATCTAAGGGCGGTTAATATTTGGTTAATTCAATCTAAGCCGGTAAACTTTCCAGAACAACGCATAAAGCGAATACGGCATTTTAAAAGCTACTTGTAGGGCGGATGAACTCAATGGTAGTCTACTATTTGGATATGCTACCCTCATACGTGCGGATTGGTTAATTGTGCTTTTAAACTTCTTCAATATCCCTCACCTCTTCCAGTTCATTCCCACTCACAGTATAAACCCCTATTGCTTCATACTTCTTAACTCCGTGAACGAATCCGTCAATAAAATACTCGTTGCTGTGTTCTATTCTACTGGCTAGTTCTTTTTGCTCCCAGTCTATCCCGCCGCTTAATATTTGACCTGTTTTAAGCACGAAGTATTTTTTTCTAGGTTCTGCTCCCCATTCTGGTTTTCCTTCTCTTATTTCTATTCCCTTGAGTTCTATAACGAATTGAGGACGATCTTTTGCGTAGCCGTTTGAGAAGGTGATGGTGTCTATTGGTTTGAAAGCTATTGATTTTGCAAGCAAAGGATTGCTGAATAAGTTTTTGACTCCTAAATCTGTATGCACGTTATAGAACTGATTTACTTTCTTGTGATTGAATACAATTCTTTTAAACCAATAATGATTTAATTCCCGGTACTCTTCTTTTTTAATCCCTGCCAGAAACATATCAAACCATTTCTTTTTTAGGTTAAGGTGTAGTGTGGTCATAGCTTTATTCTTTTTAGTTGTTCTGGGTTATAGGGTGTATTGCAATTTTGGCAAACGTCTTCAATTGATTTGCATTTGGTATTTCTCGGGTTTACCAGCTTTTCAAGGAATAGCGTTTGCTTCTTGCATTCGGGGCAATATCTGGAGTGGAATTTCACGACTACATTCTCACTAAAGGAGTTTCCCAATCTCCCGTTTCTGAACTGCGTTTCTTTTCAATTACGCGATCAATTGCAAATGCAGGTTCAGGCACTGGGTCACTTGCTATCGTTCCTCTGATTAATTGAACTTCATAAAACTGTCCTGCTTTAGGTTCAAAATCTGGATCATTCTCTATGCACTCTTGTATTAGTTGGGGGTCGTGGTATAAATCAACTGTGTCATTTACTACTCCCGCTAAATGAAGATGAAACCCATCTGTTTCGGGGTTGTAATCTTCATCACAATAAAGGTTTACTATTATCATAATTTCTATTTTTTAAGTTTAACCCAACCCCAAGAGATTAGAGTTTCTACATCTATACCTCTAAATGGTAATGCGTAGCCTTTGGAGTGCAGGAAATCTAAGTTTGAATGATTTATAAATTGAAGGCTATAATCTAGAGCTGAAGTGCCAAAGTTTCCGTCTAACTTTTGCGCTATCTTGTAATCTTCATCAATTATATTTGATAGCTGGGTTAGTTCTAAATACTTAATCTCTTTAGGCTTGCGGACTCCCGACTTTATTAAAGTTACACCTTGATCATAGTCAGGTATAAAAGCAACTTCCTGACCCCAATATTGGGCAAAGAAAGCTGCTTTATTTTCTAATGTGTTTTCCATCACTCAAATATTTTTTCAATTGTATCTCCATTCATCAGCACCGGGCTTTCTTCGGTTTCAGCGTCTTCAATTCTGTTTACAATACTTGAAGCGATTATTCCCTGCCAGGTTATCTTATTTCTCCAAGCATAATCTTTCAATGCGTGGTAGATCACGTTCTCTACTTGCTCTGGGTGTCCTTGCTCGATTAGTTCATCGATTAGGATTTTTTTGGATAGATCGCTCATTAGGTTACTTGTTTGTAGGTTAAATACAGCATATATAGATTGCCGAAAAAAATTAAAAGATTAATAAAATCAATCTCTCTTGTGAGCAGCCAAAAACCAGCATAAAGACCGACTAAATTGCAGGCCAAACGTATTTTAATAATCTGTTCCATAATTCCTATTTAAAAAGTTCGATTTGATTTTCAATTTGTTGTACGGATCTCCCGTGTTTGGGTGTTGATTTGCCTCGCTTGTAATAGCCTTTCTTCACTCTTACCAGAATCCCGTTCTTAACCATTCTTGAAAGGGTGTGTCCTACGTGCTTTTCTGTATTGAAGTAATAGCGGATCTGACCACGCTCAATGATTTCCTTTTTTGAAAGGATTGTTTCAGCATCTGGGAAAGTGGCGAGTATTTCTGCTTGGCGGTTCATTAGTTAATAATCAATACTTTATTTATTTCTTCATAAGATCGAAGTAGAAACTGCCAAATACTCTCACCTTCTTTTTGGTTAAATGCTTTAGTCCATCCCGGCTCATAATCAAACTCTTTAAATGAGAATGTGTATTTTACAGTCCAACCCTTACCAATAGTGAATATTGAAATATCTATTATTTTAGGCAGTGTTCTTTCCTTATAACCTTTGTGATGATAATTTTTATTAAGAATAGAGCCTTCAAGCTTTTGTATATCGGAAATTAACCAACCCAAATAAGGCTGTTTGCATTCTGGTTTAAAAGTTTCAATTTCTAGCATTCTGAATCTATCTGGATAAATGTTTTCAGATTCCCTCCAATTTTTCAGTGATGTATTAGTTTTAGAATAAACAGCACGGGCAAAGATTGCATCAAAGTGCCAGTCAAGTTTATGTGTTTCTGGCAATCCATATTCTAAATTGTGACTATTTGCAGAATAAGAAAAGAGAGATTTATTAATGCCATCACGACACCAACCGTATTGATTATCAAAATCTTTTCCAGTCTTTAGCATCCAATCCAATAGAAACATTTTTACTTCGATAGAGTATTTATTACCTATCAATTTTGAAAAGTCAATTTTAGTTTTTTTCAGCATAGTTCATTTTCCTTAAACAATTACCATCGGAGCTTTAACCTCCAGTTTACTTATCATATTAACAACTTCAAGAATTCATCAATAGTTAATCTTGAATATCTTTTATCTTCATCGCTATAGTCTATTGACTCTTTACCTTGCCATACCATAAAAGTTGCAGAATACAAATCGTCACCTACAAATCCAGATATCAACATATAATAATCCCATTCTTCATCATAAGTTTCATCATCCAAACCATCAATATCTGTTGCGTTACTTTTCTTTAACCAATCAACAAAAGTATTTTTAGCCTTATTCATTGGTCTGGCTATTTTATTTATCCCCTTGCTTGGTGAAATGATATCTGGTGTCATAGCTTTTTTTCGTTTGGTTTAAATCTTTCGCTCACTTGAATGATTGGCATAGGAAAGCGTTTAAGGCTAAATTCTATGTCGATACTATAAATTGAACCCCCAACCCAAGTGCCTCCTACTCTTTCTTTTATTTCAAAATTTCTTTTATCAATGTCTAAGGTTTTGAAATATTCCTTAACCTGTTCTAGCGATCGGAAATTTGAAGAGTTGAAATCTTCCTTTATTCTGGATAACAACTTTGTCAGCCACTTCGGCTCAGCAACGTATCTCTTATAAAATAGAGTGATCTTATCTGATTGGTATGCATATTCGTGCTTCATAATTACGCGTTGTTATTAAGGTTTGCTAAATCCCAGTTAGCAGTCCAGGCACTTAGTAATTTAAGAGTCATAGGATTTCCTACTTGGTTTCCTTCAATGAGTTTAATTAATTCAGCATCGTGAGCCGGCACTCTCATTTTACCTTCTTTGAAAGCTTGCGTTCCTAATACTTGCGCGGATGCTAATTTTTGTAAATCACTCATAGTTTTCAATTGTTTTGATGTTTCAAATATATAATTTGTTAGCATATATGCTAACTTTAAACTGTTAAAATGTTAGTTAATATGCTAACGCTTGATTAAGTTTGAACAAAAATTAAATATGAGTACTTTAGCACCAGTGGCAATACGGGAACAATTAAGAGCGGCTAGAAAGGAAAATAAGATTAGCCTTAGAGATCTTGCAGACAAATGTGAGGGTATCAGCTATTCAGATATTTCAGCTTACGAAAATGGAAAAAAGAACCCTTCACTTGCAAAACTTGAGATACTTGCTGCTGCTTTAGGAAGGGAATGGATGCTTAAATAAATTATATGAAACCAAGAATATTTATAGGTTCTTCAATAGAAGCATTGGATATTGCATATGCAATTCAAGAAAACCTTCAATATGATTCTAATCCAACAGTATGGACACAGGGTATTTTTCAGCTTTCAAATAGTTCTTTAGACGATTTAATAAATGCTCTTGAAAATTTTGACTTTGGAATATTTGTATTTAAGCCAGATGACATTATTGAAATAAGAAAAGAAAAATTAAATACAGTTAGAGACAATGTAATTTTTGAACTGGGTCTTTTCATTGGTAGATTGGGTAAAAGAAAAGTATTTTTTATAATTCCAAATTCTACTAAAAATTTCCATTTACCTACAGATTTAATAGGAGTTAATCCGGGAAAGTATGATGATGAAAGAAGTGATCATAACCTTATTGCCGCCCTTGGTCCATTTTGTAATCAAGTTAGGAATGAATTGCAGAGTTTTATAATGGAAAACTTGGAAGACATTCAAGATGAACCAAATTACATCAAGCAAATAGTAATAAAAAAATCAAAGTATTGGGAATTTGAATTTGCATCAAAATTACTAGAATCAAGATTGAAAAAAATAAACCAAACGTATATTGAAATAGAAGAAGGTTTGGTAATACAAAGAACAAAAAGAGTAACTGATAAAGAATTTTTCTATTGGGTAAAAGATGTGACTTTACCTGATTTGAAAAATTTTGTGGATTTATTTCAGTCCTGCGCAAACAAATTAATTGAAGGTTTCGGAGAATTCGGAACTCCTGGAGTTCCGATCGAAATCAAAAATTCAATTGATAGAATTGATCAACTTTGCAAAGAATTAATAAGGTGGGAATATGAACTGAATTGTTTAGTTGTTCCTGAAGAATTACAACATATTAAAATTAATCTCCAATTACTAACCAAATCACTCATTGTAAATGATCTAAATAAACTTCAAAAGGATCTTCAAAATGTAGTTGATTTTCAATCAAATGAATTAGAAATAAATTTCACTCCAAAACTTCCTGATACTTTTCAAAATGTAATCAAAGATTTTGAAATTTATTTTGACATATAAATTATTTTAACCTTTCCGCATCAATGCGGATAGCATCAAACAACAACCTCCTTCCGATACTTCACCAAATCCTTAGTGGTAACACTCACAGAAACCCCAAGAGCCTGAGAGATCTCAATAATTGCCCGTTTAGAACTTAATCCACGCGCTTTTTTTATTTCAAAGAAAAGACCTGACTGCTTTACGCGCTTACTGAGTAGTTTCTTATTTCTGTTCATTGCCGTACTTTTTTTGATTCCACTTTGATTGAGACTCTATGAACTTATCAAGTTTGTTTTCTACTTTAGAATTTCTGAGTTTTATACTGATTTCGCTTATACCTGGAACTCTTTTATTTGTGTATTCCAGATTAGATAAAGCGTTGTTCTCTTTGTTACCGTCAATATGCCTTATGTTCAATGGTTCGTATTTATTGAAAAGCTCCATTACAAGCCTGTGAATTGAAAAGTGATCTTTATTAGAAAAACGAACTTTCACAAAACCCGTTAAGGTTTCTACACTTCCTATAAACCTGCCGGTTTCCAAATTTCTTAACCTACCTAAATCTGAAACCTGATAAAGACCTTCAAAATCCGGTATGTCTTTCCAATTCTCATTTTCCTTCATTGAGGTAGCGTATTATTCGGTTCTCTGAAATATGCAAATAGTAATCTGACAAATCATTAATCAGGACCCGAAGCGGTGCATTGTTATTCTCCACGTACCAGTTAATAAATAACCGCTTTTCATCTTCAGCATTTTTGCCGTGCTCTTCAAAGAATTTTCTTCTTGTCTCTTCAATTATTTCCAGTAAGGCAACTGTAACGCTTTTCATATCTTCTATTTTGCAAGTGCCGTTACTTTTGGCACGTAAATTCCGTTTCTGTACTTGAAATTATCTTCTAGGAAATAGGGTTTTGATTTGTAGTTGTGTAATGTATCTGCATTGGCGTTTAAATAGTTTTGTGCTGCTGCAGGAATTGTTTTAATAGTATGTCTCTGATCTATCTCTCCGCCTCCCAGATAGCTTTTAAACTTTTCGCGAGGTAAGAGTATGGAGGTTGAGAAACAAAGGCAGTTAGGATGCCAACCAGTGAATTTATACTCCTTAGGATAAGTACCTACCATCTCGTCGCAGATGTCATAAGCTGGGTGAGCTGCACTAAGCTGAATTTTTTGACCCATTACGAAAGTCATAGTTTTACGTCTCTCAAAATCATTCGTGCGATAAGCGATGTTGATTTCGTTGCGGCTTAATCTGAGTGCGTTCTTGTAGCTGGACCGGTAAACCCCACGACCAGGATTATAATTTTTAGCGGGTGTGCTTAATTGAAGCTTTCCGTTTTCATCTCGAATACGTCTGAATCGTTTGTCTGGATCTTTCAGGTACACTTTTAAATCCCGCGCCATATCCGCTGCACTCCTACCATTCACTACTCCGCTTTCCAGAATTACATTTAAGCTTTCTTCGGTTTGTCTGGTTAAGCGAAATACGCGCTCTGAAAGTCTCAATCCCTTTTCAGCGCGATTGATAAATGCTTTAGCTGCTCCGTTGTTTTTAGCGAATAGTTGATTGACCTGTGATTCTGGTACTTCTATTCCTTTGATGTAATCACTTACAAAATCATCATTGCAGATATTTGAAGCTTGAAACCCTGTGCCGATTTGCTCTTCAAGTAGTTTCTCCAGATCATCATTGAAACCTTGTAACGCTTTATTGAGTTGTTTGTTTCTGATCTGGCTTTGACGTCCTGAGTAGTTTTGGAAGATGAAACCAAACTCGCGAGAATATTCCGCGTACAATCTGTCCAAGTGCCATTCTT
The sequence above is a segment of the Leeuwenhoekiella sp. MAR_2009_132 genome. Coding sequences within it:
- a CDS encoding tyrosine-type recombinase/integrase produces the protein MNIRKWLDLYSRDCKLKYNSESTRNTYTACVKKFLLHFKDEVEPKSISNSKIKDWLLTFQTLNTRKQMLCSINSFYKLTVGMPVKLSKIPYPKKANQLPQVIDKDFLKETIPLIQNLKHRAILTLAYSTGLRVSEVVNLKIKHIESKRGLILVKNAKGNKDRYVPLSETVLQTLREYFKAHQPKEYLFNGQNSLKYSSTSCNVIVKKYLGNNYHFHQLRHSCFTSMLESGTDIRIIQKVAGHKSSKTTEIYTHISNQFLSQVNTPL
- a CDS encoding helix-turn-helix domain-containing protein, which gives rise to MSTLAPVAIREQLRAARKENKISLRDLADKCEGISYSDISAYENGKKNPSLAKLEILAAALGREWMLK
- a CDS encoding nucleotide-binding protein; translated protein: MKPRIFIGSSIEALDIAYAIQENLQYDSNPTVWTQGIFQLSNSSLDDLINALENFDFGIFVFKPDDIIEIRKEKLNTVRDNVIFELGLFIGRLGKRKVFFIIPNSTKNFHLPTDLIGVNPGKYDDERSDHNLIAALGPFCNQVRNELQSFIMENLEDIQDEPNYIKQIVIKKSKYWEFEFASKLLESRLKKINQTYIEIEEGLVIQRTKRVTDKEFFYWVKDVTLPDLKNFVDLFQSCANKLIEGFGEFGTPGVPIEIKNSIDRIDQLCKELIRWEYELNCLVVPEELQHIKINLQLLTKSLIVNDLNKLQKDLQNVVDFQSNELEINFTPKLPDTFQNVIKDFEIYFDI
- a CDS encoding NUMOD4 domain-containing protein, with product MKENENWKDIPDFEGLYQVSDLGRLRNLETGRFIGSVETLTGFVKVRFSNKDHFSIHRLVMELFNKYEPLNIRHIDGNKENNALSNLEYTNKRVPGISEISIKLRNSKVENKLDKFIESQSKWNQKKYGNEQK